One Natrarchaeobaculum sulfurireducens genomic window carries:
- a CDS encoding thiolase family protein → MSEQQPVVVQAVRTPQGKQGGVFADTGSEELSVPLVNAMLERTGLSSEHVDDVRWGCAKPVNEQSNNIARVIALLSELGEDVPGTTINRLCASSAEAISSAADSIRAGQREVIVAGGVENMTRNERRKGIDVYDGIAEQYDVAGLQMGQTAETVAREYDINREEQDAYGARSQQRACAAAKRGKFDDEIVPIDTGKEVVEEDEGLRPGTTKESIADLPPAFEEDGTVTAANASQISDGAAGLLITSRAFAQENGLEIRAEILGHEVAGVDPRVMGIGPVPAVRGLWERNGRSAAEYDLVELNEAFASQTLYCQRELGFDDDVFNVNGGAIAIGHPLGASGSRLPVTLIHELERRGGGLGLSTMCVGYGQGMAVEFRVPGQ, encoded by the coding sequence ATGTCCGAGCAGCAACCAGTAGTCGTACAAGCAGTCAGAACGCCACAGGGAAAACAAGGTGGAGTCTTCGCTGATACTGGGAGTGAAGAACTCTCCGTTCCACTTGTCAATGCGATGCTCGAGCGAACGGGTCTCAGCAGTGAGCACGTAGATGATGTTCGTTGGGGCTGTGCCAAGCCTGTGAACGAGCAGAGCAACAATATTGCCCGTGTTATCGCTCTGCTCTCAGAACTGGGTGAGGACGTTCCGGGAACGACTATTAATAGGCTTTGTGCGTCCTCCGCAGAGGCAATATCCAGTGCGGCAGACTCCATCCGTGCGGGCCAACGCGAAGTAATCGTCGCCGGTGGCGTTGAGAACATGACCCGAAACGAGCGACGGAAAGGGATCGATGTCTACGATGGCATCGCTGAGCAATACGATGTCGCGGGCCTCCAAATGGGACAGACCGCCGAGACGGTGGCCCGAGAATATGATATCAACCGAGAGGAGCAGGACGCCTACGGCGCCCGTAGCCAGCAGCGCGCCTGTGCAGCGGCCAAAAGGGGGAAGTTTGACGACGAAATCGTTCCGATCGACACGGGCAAGGAAGTTGTCGAGGAAGATGAAGGGCTCCGTCCAGGTACCACGAAAGAATCGATTGCAGACCTTCCACCAGCGTTCGAGGAGGACGGAACCGTCACGGCCGCTAACGCCTCCCAAATTTCCGACGGTGCTGCGGGCCTGCTGATCACCTCGCGTGCGTTTGCCCAGGAGAACGGGCTCGAGATTCGGGCGGAAATCCTCGGGCATGAAGTTGCGGGCGTCGATCCGAGGGTCATGGGAATTGGTCCAGTCCCTGCAGTCCGCGGCCTGTGGGAGCGCAACGGCCGTTCTGCTGCGGAGTACGACCTCGTCGAGCTAAACGAGGCCTTTGCCAGCCAGACGCTGTACTGTCAGCGTGAACTCGGCTTCGATGACGACGTCTTCAACGTCAACGGCGGTGCGATCGCTATCGGCCACCCTCTCGGGGCCTCGGGTTCGCGCCTACCCGTTACCCTCATTCACGAACTCGAGCGCCGCGGCGGCGGACTCGGCCTCTCAACGATGTGTGTCGGCTATGGTCAGGGAATGGCGGTAGAATTCCGCGTGCCCGGTCAGTAG
- a CDS encoding 3-hydroxyacyl-CoA dehydrogenase family protein — translation MQIAVLGAGSMGHGIAQVSAMAGHKIILRDIEPELVEKGLEGIQENLQGGVDRDKLTESEMVETLERIEVTTDLADAVGDADLVIEAVPESVELKQDVFSDVEEIIDSETIIASNTSSLSVTEIASVLDHPERAIGLHFFNPPHLMDLVEVVIAEQTDNRTEEFAVDYIRDIQKEEVIVRDSAGFATSRLGLAVGLEAIRMVEEGVASPADIDKAMKLGYGYPMGPIELGDHVGLDVRLHIAEHLREELGERFKPPQSLRQKVRAGKLGKKTGEGFYVWKDGKRVEKRQTREENND, via the coding sequence ATGCAAATCGCAGTTCTCGGTGCCGGTAGCATGGGGCACGGAATCGCGCAAGTGTCCGCAATGGCAGGACACAAAATCATTCTACGGGATATCGAACCTGAACTGGTCGAGAAGGGGCTTGAGGGAATTCAGGAGAACCTACAGGGTGGCGTGGACCGAGACAAACTCACGGAATCGGAGATGGTGGAAACTCTCGAGCGTATCGAGGTAACGACTGACCTCGCGGACGCTGTCGGTGACGCTGACCTCGTAATCGAAGCGGTACCCGAGAGCGTGGAGTTGAAGCAGGACGTCTTTTCAGATGTCGAAGAAATCATAGACAGCGAGACAATCATCGCCTCGAACACCTCTTCGCTCTCAGTAACGGAAATAGCGAGCGTACTCGACCACCCTGAACGTGCGATTGGCCTTCATTTCTTTAATCCGCCACACTTGATGGATCTAGTTGAGGTCGTGATTGCCGAACAAACTGATAACCGTACCGAAGAGTTTGCAGTTGACTACATTCGTGACATCCAGAAAGAAGAGGTTATTGTCCGTGACAGCGCTGGCTTCGCGACCTCGCGGCTTGGTCTCGCAGTAGGGCTTGAAGCAATCCGAATGGTCGAGGAAGGCGTTGCGAGTCCCGCGGACATTGATAAAGCGATGAAACTGGGGTACGGCTACCCGATGGGGCCGATCGAACTCGGCGATCACGTCGGCCTCGATGTTCGTCTTCACATAGCAGAACACCTACGTGAGGAACTGGGAGAGAGATTTAAGCCGCCTCAGTCGCTCCGCCAAAAAGTCCGGGCGGGAAAACTGGGGAAGAAGACCGGTGAGGGGTTCTACGTTTGGAAGGATGGCAAGCGTGTAGAAAAGCGCCAAACGAGGGAGGAAAACAATGACTAA
- a CDS encoding enoyl-CoA hydratase/isomerase family protein, with translation MTKLVDEYELLSVTVGDRADHVATIAINRPDVRNALNEQVRTELKDAVTTADKDDRVRVLVLTGGEESGSFIAGADITEFRDRDLVDQRKASERPRIYETVDDASIPIIARINGHALGGGCELAQACDIRIAEAGAKLGQPEINLGLIPGGGGTQRLTRLVGEGHAMRLVLSGKLIDAEEAKEIGLVDEVYDAEQLNDRVYELASSMAEKSPIALKLAKKAIKGSSRMGLEEGLKYESELFVQTFATQDKDEGIDAFLEGREPDFTGK, from the coding sequence ATGACTAAATTGGTGGATGAGTACGAGCTGTTATCGGTCACCGTCGGAGATCGTGCTGACCACGTCGCGACGATCGCTATCAACCGTCCGGATGTCCGAAATGCGCTTAACGAACAGGTGCGGACCGAGTTGAAAGATGCGGTTACGACTGCCGATAAAGATGATCGGGTGCGTGTACTCGTACTCACAGGGGGAGAAGAATCTGGCTCATTCATCGCCGGCGCTGACATCACCGAGTTTCGGGACCGTGACCTCGTCGATCAACGCAAGGCCAGTGAACGGCCTCGCATCTACGAGACCGTCGACGACGCGTCAATTCCTATTATCGCTCGGATCAACGGTCACGCACTTGGCGGTGGCTGTGAACTCGCGCAGGCTTGTGACATTCGGATCGCCGAAGCGGGCGCAAAGCTTGGCCAACCCGAGATCAACCTCGGACTCATTCCTGGTGGCGGCGGCACACAGCGACTCACTCGCCTCGTTGGTGAGGGGCACGCGATGCGACTCGTCTTATCCGGGAAATTGATTGACGCCGAGGAAGCGAAAGAGATAGGTCTTGTCGATGAAGTCTACGACGCGGAACAGCTCAACGATAGAGTCTACGAACTCGCGAGTTCGATGGCTGAAAAGAGCCCAATCGCTCTGAAGTTGGCCAAGAAAGCGATCAAGGGAAGCTCACGCATGGGTCTCGAGGAAGGGCTCAAATACGAGTCTGAACTGTTTGTCCAAACATTTGCGACTCAGGATAAGGATGAGGGAATCGACGCATTCCTCGAAGGGCGGGAACCAGATTTCACTGGGAAGTAA
- a CDS encoding oligosaccharide flippase family protein — MCVRPKTFAMTDAGGESRIQALVSIARGASLYTVGKVVSDAGEFVLHLLVSRYLGAGLYGLFAYGKTLAFTALLLTNLGSDTSILKYLPQYEDQPKKRRFLLGLAWVTSFLGALVVSVALFVFAPTIAALTLDEAGFVAVLRLFAGILFLDTLANLLYATFRAVELIEYEVLTGRILKPILRVVGVGGALLAGASVYGVVVAMVVASAVTLIVAIAFFFRRLEIRPTLHGPHATRGTVTEYYNFSLPLTAKEAGTVMQGRIDVLIVGVFLSSTAVGIYNVSVLVSSLLYIPILAFNQLFPPIAARLYANDERADLAAIYGATTRWIFTISLLLGLIVVVFRTEILMVFGSEFTAGTLVLTLFVVSQLFNCATGPSDSLLMMTDHQYTVMANEWVFGIANVVLNIVLIQQYGFVGAAVASAGVLAVRNLTKVAEVWYFERLHPYSRSFFKPLFAGVIAAVGMLVVSALLPPLPAVVLGAVVGIVLYAGVLFLFGIESVDRQAYEKIVGARKSAE, encoded by the coding sequence ATGTGCGTTCGCCCGAAGACCTTCGCAATGACCGACGCGGGTGGCGAGTCCCGTATCCAGGCGCTCGTCTCCATTGCACGTGGGGCCTCCCTCTACACTGTCGGGAAAGTCGTTTCCGATGCTGGTGAGTTCGTCCTCCACCTGCTCGTCTCCCGCTATCTCGGAGCTGGACTCTACGGGCTGTTCGCGTACGGAAAAACACTCGCGTTCACTGCCCTGCTTCTGACGAACCTCGGCTCCGATACGTCCATCCTCAAGTACCTCCCACAGTACGAGGATCAACCCAAGAAACGCCGGTTCCTCCTTGGCCTTGCATGGGTCACTTCATTTCTTGGCGCGCTCGTCGTCTCGGTGGCCCTGTTCGTATTCGCCCCGACAATCGCGGCGCTTACTCTTGACGAGGCCGGGTTTGTCGCCGTATTGCGTCTGTTCGCCGGGATACTGTTTCTGGATACGCTCGCAAACCTGCTCTACGCGACGTTCCGAGCAGTCGAGTTGATTGAGTACGAGGTGCTCACCGGCCGAATACTCAAACCCATCCTTCGCGTCGTCGGCGTCGGGGGTGCACTGCTCGCTGGTGCCTCGGTGTACGGGGTCGTCGTAGCGATGGTCGTTGCGAGCGCGGTGACACTCATCGTTGCGATTGCCTTCTTTTTTCGCCGACTTGAGATCCGTCCGACCCTGCATGGTCCGCATGCGACACGCGGGACCGTCACAGAGTACTACAATTTCTCCTTACCATTGACGGCCAAAGAGGCGGGCACGGTCATGCAAGGGCGGATTGACGTATTAATTGTCGGTGTCTTCCTCTCATCGACTGCGGTCGGCATCTACAACGTTTCGGTGCTCGTGTCGAGTCTGCTGTACATTCCGATACTGGCGTTCAACCAGCTGTTTCCGCCGATCGCTGCACGGCTGTATGCCAACGACGAACGAGCCGACTTGGCGGCGATCTACGGCGCGACGACGCGCTGGATCTTTACAATCAGTCTCTTGCTTGGCCTCATCGTGGTCGTCTTCCGCACCGAGATTTTGATGGTATTTGGTTCCGAATTCACCGCTGGAACACTCGTATTGACGCTCTTTGTCGTAAGTCAACTATTCAATTGTGCCACCGGTCCGAGTGACTCTCTGCTAATGATGACGGATCACCAGTACACCGTGATGGCCAACGAGTGGGTGTTTGGGATCGCTAACGTCGTCCTCAACATCGTACTGATCCAACAGTACGGCTTCGTCGGTGCAGCAGTTGCCTCGGCCGGTGTGCTCGCCGTCCGAAACCTGACGAAAGTCGCCGAAGTGTGGTACTTTGAGCGTCTCCATCCGTACTCGCGATCGTTTTTTAAACCTCTTTTTGCGGGCGTAATTGCGGCAGTGGGAATGCTCGTCGTCAGTGCGTTGTTGCCACCGCTCCCGGCTGTCGTTCTCGGCGCCGTAGTCGGTATCGTGCTGTACGCTGGTGTTTTGTTCTTATTTGGCATCGAATCGGTTGATCGTCAAGCCTACGAGAAGATTGTTGGGGCACGTAAATCGGCTGAATGA
- a CDS encoding GTP cyclohydrolase IIa — translation MSLVQLDNYGPWTVTPSPRRETDLQALQARLYATLADFVSTHDGYAFFDRFDNMIAVTDGMTVADHKRFQEQVRNQYPVTVSIGIGVGETPTNALGAASQALQAEGSAQDAERTERLATAGPIGDTPGPLTIAHFDVVDVTSEFTDRKDAGETSLTIQRATVSLSSYLREEHDGVTRFVGGDNIIALCPSLDLEAFEAAREHVQATTGIDLQVGIGEGETPHEAGYRAKLALEECRETGQRIDRVGLRATIDR, via the coding sequence ATCTCGCTCGTCCAACTGGACAACTACGGGCCGTGGACGGTGACGCCATCACCACGACGGGAAACAGATCTGCAAGCGCTTCAGGCACGCCTGTACGCCACGCTCGCCGATTTTGTCAGTACTCACGACGGCTACGCTTTCTTCGACCGGTTCGATAACATGATCGCCGTCACCGACGGGATGACTGTAGCGGATCACAAGCGATTCCAAGAGCAGGTCAGAAACCAGTACCCAGTAACGGTGAGCATCGGGATCGGTGTCGGCGAAACACCGACCAACGCGCTGGGTGCTGCTTCGCAGGCGCTCCAAGCGGAAGGTAGTGCACAGGATGCGGAGAGAACGGAGCGACTGGCGACAGCAGGACCAATCGGAGACACACCGGGGCCACTGACCATCGCCCACTTTGACGTCGTCGATGTCACGAGCGAGTTCACTGACCGCAAAGACGCCGGCGAGACTTCCCTCACGATCCAGCGAGCGACCGTTTCGCTCTCGTCGTACTTGCGAGAAGAACACGATGGGGTCACCCGCTTTGTCGGTGGCGATAATATCATCGCGCTCTGTCCCTCGCTTGATCTGGAGGCGTTCGAAGCGGCCAGAGAGCACGTGCAGGCGACGACCGGGATCGATCTACAAGTCGGAATTGGCGAAGGTGAAACGCCACACGAGGCGGGGTATCGTGCGAAATTAGCGCTTGAAGAGTGCCGGGAGACAGGACAGCGGATCGACCGGGTTGGTTTACGGGCAACCATCGATCGATGA
- a CDS encoding zinc-dependent alcohol dehydrogenase, with protein sequence MSARALYFTGERTVETRSIEIDGPESDELLIETEFSAVSAGTELLVYRNETPSEIAVDETIESLSGEFSYPMQYGYAAVGKVTSVGRDVDSDWIGTRVFGFNPHQTRFSAHPDDVLKLPPGVHAESATLLPTVETATNLTLDTGPRLNEQVVVFGAGVIGLWTVRLLSEFPLSDLVVVDPIENRRKLAAELGADTVCPPERLDENITGVDVAVELSGQPDVLDDAIDVVGYDGRVIVGSWYGTKRAPIDLGGRFHRNRIDLVSSQVSTITPELRGRWDTDRRMDTAREWLERTDTDAFVSHRIPFEEAKRAYELLDERAESAVQVVLTY encoded by the coding sequence ATGAGTGCGAGGGCACTGTACTTTACCGGCGAACGGACCGTTGAGACCCGTTCAATCGAGATTGACGGCCCCGAATCGGACGAACTACTGATAGAGACGGAGTTCTCGGCGGTGAGCGCGGGAACTGAATTGCTCGTATACCGTAACGAGACCCCATCTGAAATCGCGGTCGACGAGACCATCGAGAGTCTCAGCGGTGAGTTCTCGTATCCAATGCAGTACGGCTACGCTGCAGTCGGCAAGGTGACCAGTGTCGGTCGCGATGTCGATAGCGACTGGATCGGCACGCGCGTATTCGGGTTCAATCCACACCAGACGCGGTTCAGTGCCCACCCGGACGACGTCCTGAAGCTACCGCCAGGTGTCCACGCCGAAAGCGCTACGCTGTTGCCGACCGTCGAGACAGCGACGAATCTGACGCTCGATACCGGTCCACGCCTGAACGAGCAAGTCGTCGTGTTCGGTGCCGGGGTTATCGGGTTGTGGACGGTGCGGCTCTTGTCCGAGTTTCCACTCTCAGATCTTGTCGTCGTCGATCCGATCGAGAACCGTCGAAAACTCGCTGCGGAGTTAGGAGCCGATACCGTCTGTCCTCCCGAGCGACTCGACGAGAACATCACCGGAGTCGACGTCGCGGTCGAGCTGTCGGGCCAGCCCGACGTGCTCGACGATGCGATCGACGTTGTTGGCTATGACGGTCGGGTCATTGTTGGCTCTTGGTATGGGACCAAGCGAGCTCCGATCGACCTCGGCGGGCGATTCCACCGCAACCGGATCGACCTCGTCTCCAGTCAGGTGAGTACCATCACACCCGAACTCCGTGGCAGATGGGACACCGACCGACGGATGGACACGGCCAGAGAGTGGCTCGAACGGACCGACACGGACGCCTTTGTCAGTCATCGGATCCCCTTCGAAGAAGCCAAACGGGCCTACGAACTGCTTGACGAGCGCGCGGAGTCGGCGGTACAGGTGGTGTTGACCTACTGA
- a CDS encoding IS5 family transposase: MSKISRFTGKVVSLAKSAVGGRDESAAPQGGGGFADYAVVSLHCLRIYLGKSYREALDLLSEMPQILAKIGLNAADLPDHSTLVNAFDRIKMAVWRVMLRLSAQLHESSGHAAMDATFFDRENASKHYCRRMNYRVQTLKTTALVDTASQAVLDVHCTTRKRHDTQIGWQLARRNAGELHSLAADKGYDWQRLRDKLRQEGVRPLIKHREFRPIDHAHNARIDETLYGQRALSETVFSVIKRTLGDAVRARSWYREFREIALMCVVYNIKRAVKQ, translated from the coding sequence ATGTCCAAGATTTCCCGCTTCACTGGGAAGGTCGTGTCGCTGGCTAAAAGTGCTGTTGGTGGCCGAGACGAATCCGCCGCCCCGCAGGGTGGCGGCGGATTCGCCGACTACGCCGTCGTTTCGCTGCATTGTCTGCGGATTTACCTGGGGAAATCCTACCGCGAAGCGCTCGACCTGTTGAGTGAGATGCCACAAATACTGGCTAAGATAGGCCTCAACGCGGCGGATCTCCCAGATCACTCGACGTTAGTTAATGCGTTTGATAGAATCAAGATGGCCGTTTGGCGAGTGATGCTGCGCCTGTCGGCGCAGCTTCACGAGTCATCTGGTCATGCAGCAATGGACGCGACGTTTTTCGATCGCGAAAACGCAAGCAAGCACTACTGCCGTCGAATGAATTATCGCGTGCAGACGCTCAAAACCACTGCCCTCGTCGATACAGCGTCACAAGCTGTCCTTGACGTCCACTGTACGACGAGGAAACGTCACGACACGCAAATTGGCTGGCAACTCGCCCGCCGCAACGCGGGCGAGTTGCATAGCCTCGCCGCAGACAAAGGCTACGACTGGCAACGATTACGCGATAAGCTTCGGCAAGAAGGCGTGAGACCGCTAATCAAGCATCGAGAGTTCCGCCCCATCGATCACGCGCACAATGCGCGGATCGATGAGACTCTCTACGGCCAGCGAGCACTGTCTGAAACCGTCTTCTCGGTGATCAAGCGCACGCTCGGCGATGCCGTGCGTGCGCGATCCTGGTATCGAGAGTTCCGTGAAATCGCCCTGATGTGTGTCGTCTACAACATCAAGCGTGCCGTCAAACAGTGA
- a CDS encoding ATPase domain-containing protein, whose product MSQFSSPSRIETGIRQVDTILDGGLLPASATLLRGEPGSGKTIFGLHFLAEGVRADDTGLYINLGEPTAYLRDTADSFGLDIDPVNFLTLSPSGEEFRADQTYDLFRSGETENPPLVENIRGEVETVGPDRVVIDPITELRYLTMDDHQFRTQVLALIDFLKSQEATVLLTSQAADSVPDDDLQFLVDTVITLERDQRQRTLDVSKFRGSSSKRGPHTVTISDDGMHVWPQLVPSDHQREFSSEKLSSGVPELDSLLCGGLTTGTVTFLSGPTGVGKTTTGLQFMKEAAGRGQRSVLYSFEENRSTMLERAEAVNIPVKAMIERGTLRIEEVSPDELTIDEFTHYLQQEVEEHGSEIIMIDGVSGYERALRGTGGKETHHLIKIGRYLRNMGVTGLVTNEVHQITGEFRATEQQMSHLADNIIVLRHVEYKGELRKVIGVLKMRTSDYENWLRELNITEHGLTVGEPMSNLRGILTGTPNWQDDE is encoded by the coding sequence ATGAGCCAGTTTAGTAGCCCCAGCCGAATCGAGACTGGAATCCGACAGGTCGACACGATACTCGACGGCGGGTTGCTCCCTGCTTCTGCGACGCTTCTCAGGGGAGAACCCGGATCAGGAAAGACGATTTTTGGCCTCCATTTTCTCGCAGAAGGGGTACGGGCTGACGATACGGGACTGTATATCAATCTCGGTGAACCGACTGCGTATCTTCGCGACACCGCCGATAGCTTTGGGTTGGATATCGATCCGGTCAATTTTCTCACGCTGTCACCCTCTGGGGAAGAGTTTCGGGCCGACCAGACGTATGACCTCTTTCGGTCTGGTGAGACAGAAAACCCACCGTTAGTCGAGAATATTCGAGGTGAAGTCGAAACAGTCGGACCGGATCGGGTCGTCATCGATCCGATCACAGAACTTCGATATCTGACCATGGACGACCACCAGTTCCGGACGCAGGTTCTCGCACTTATCGATTTTCTCAAATCGCAGGAAGCGACCGTCTTGTTGACTTCACAGGCTGCCGACTCCGTTCCCGACGATGATTTGCAGTTTCTCGTCGATACGGTCATCACACTTGAGCGCGATCAGCGTCAGCGGACGCTCGACGTCTCGAAGTTCCGTGGTTCTTCTTCCAAGCGAGGGCCGCATACGGTAACGATTTCTGACGACGGAATGCACGTCTGGCCGCAGCTGGTTCCCAGCGACCATCAACGGGAGTTCAGTTCGGAGAAGCTTTCTTCGGGCGTCCCGGAACTTGACTCGCTTCTCTGTGGAGGGCTCACGACCGGGACGGTCACGTTTCTCAGTGGCCCAACCGGTGTCGGGAAAACGACCACTGGTCTCCAATTTATGAAAGAGGCTGCCGGCCGTGGGCAGCGATCTGTACTTTACAGCTTCGAAGAAAATCGGTCGACCATGCTCGAACGGGCAGAGGCTGTCAACATTCCAGTCAAAGCGATGATTGAGCGGGGAACACTCCGTATTGAGGAAGTCAGCCCTGACGAACTGACGATCGACGAATTTACCCATTACCTCCAGCAGGAGGTTGAAGAGCATGGGTCGGAAATCATCATGATTGACGGTGTGAGCGGATACGAGCGAGCACTTCGAGGGACCGGCGGCAAGGAGACTCATCATCTCATCAAGATCGGACGGTATCTACGGAACATGGGTGTAACTGGCCTGGTCACGAACGAAGTTCATCAAATCACTGGCGAGTTTCGGGCCACAGAACAGCAGATGAGCCACCTCGCCGACAACATCATTGTCCTTCGCCACGTGGAATACAAGGGCGAACTCCGCAAGGTGATCGGCGTGCTCAAGATGCGAACGAGCGATTACGAGAACTGGCTCCGCGAGCTCAATATCACCGAACACGGGCTAACAGTCGGCGAACCAATGTCCAATCTCCGTGGGATCCTGACTGGCACACCCAACTGGCAGGATGACGAGTGA
- a CDS encoding sensor histidine kinase codes for MREFVEVLEMDNDPKLKPITLETALADEIEKRRSLFEDAEFVVDGEIPPIEVQANELLPSVFRNLLNNAVQHNDSKTPRVTVTVTEQDTSVEVVIADNGPGIPADRRDAVLGRTEEKLDNPSAGVGLYLVDTLVDQYGGTIRITGSDNGGAAVTVTLETVSQGDER; via the coding sequence GTGCGAGAGTTCGTCGAGGTCCTCGAGATGGATAACGACCCGAAACTAAAGCCAATCACCCTCGAGACCGCATTGGCCGACGAAATCGAGAAACGACGCTCGCTGTTCGAAGACGCCGAGTTCGTTGTTGATGGTGAGATACCTCCCATCGAAGTTCAAGCAAACGAGCTGCTTCCGTCAGTGTTCCGCAATCTGCTAAACAATGCTGTCCAGCACAACGACTCGAAGACACCCCGTGTCACGGTGACAGTCACAGAACAGGACACAAGTGTCGAGGTGGTGATCGCCGACAACGGACCCGGCATTCCGGCGGATCGACGGGACGCGGTGTTGGGCCGCACCGAAGAAAAGCTTGATAATCCGAGTGCGGGAGTCGGGCTATACCTCGTCGATACACTCGTTGACCAGTACGGAGGGACCATTCGAATCACTGGCTCCGATAACGGAGGCGCCGCCGTTACGGTCACTCTTGAGACGGTTTCTCAGGGGGACGAACGATGA
- a CDS encoding PAS domain S-box protein, producing the protein MTIDDSHTNENSESRSSLSVESATIYLFVAEDGNRRVLGEWLAKHGSYQVVDPNADREVGDCDLCIVDYNGLRQHADDLRQVKAETEPVLFPVLLLLPERHSSIIEVDQGKIADNVFGSTIDEIVSLPMRQAELEWRIKALLRLRDQSLRLQQQTDELRWFKKVVEASGHAVYITDPDGTIKYVNPAFERLTGYEREEAIGQTPNILNSGEMSPDYFEELWETVLLGEGWEEKIVDCRKNGELYTAHQTISPITYDGEVQALVAIQADITELKELHRQLRVVDQILRHNLRNDLTVIRGQAEQIHSQTTGEVADAAGEIITLSDALLTTSQKSRAITAVLSDQPDTRQIDIVDTLKRIVNSATAAFPDAQVDLDAPSEAIVSATTNIHEAMSELVGNALVHNSNETPVVSLSVAKKGEVVEIRVTDNGDGIPEMDCAVLETGDAIDDLYHGSGLGLWVVYWIINRSEGSVVVENGETDGTTVKVSLPTGRTR; encoded by the coding sequence ATGACTATAGATGACTCACACACGAACGAGAATTCTGAGTCCAGATCGTCTTTGTCCGTCGAATCCGCAACGATCTATCTGTTCGTCGCCGAGGATGGAAACCGCCGCGTCCTTGGAGAGTGGCTAGCAAAGCACGGCTCCTACCAAGTAGTCGATCCCAACGCAGACCGTGAGGTGGGTGACTGCGACCTCTGTATCGTCGATTACAATGGGCTACGACAACATGCAGACGACCTCAGACAGGTCAAAGCCGAAACTGAGCCAGTGCTCTTTCCTGTCCTCCTGTTGTTGCCCGAACGGCACTCTAGCATCATTGAGGTCGACCAGGGCAAAATTGCCGACAACGTATTCGGGAGCACGATCGACGAAATTGTGTCGCTCCCGATGCGACAGGCCGAACTCGAATGGCGAATCAAAGCATTACTTCGGCTTCGTGACCAGTCCCTTCGGTTACAGCAGCAAACGGATGAACTCCGGTGGTTCAAGAAGGTCGTTGAAGCATCGGGTCATGCCGTCTACATCACTGACCCAGATGGCACGATCAAGTACGTCAACCCCGCTTTCGAGAGGCTAACGGGCTACGAACGTGAAGAAGCGATCGGTCAGACACCGAATATTCTTAACTCCGGGGAGATGTCGCCTGACTACTTTGAGGAGCTTTGGGAGACGGTGCTTCTAGGGGAGGGATGGGAAGAAAAAATCGTTGACTGCCGAAAAAATGGAGAACTCTATACCGCCCATCAGACAATCTCACCGATCACGTACGACGGGGAAGTACAGGCACTCGTCGCAATCCAGGCCGATATTACCGAACTAAAAGAATTACATCGACAGCTTCGCGTAGTCGATCAGATCCTACGCCACAATCTCCGAAACGATCTGACGGTGATTCGTGGCCAAGCCGAACAGATCCACTCTCAGACCACGGGAGAAGTTGCTGACGCTGCCGGGGAGATTATCACCCTCTCAGACGCCCTACTAACGACGAGTCAAAAATCTCGAGCAATTACTGCTGTGTTGAGTGACCAACCAGATACCCGACAGATAGACATCGTGGACACTCTCAAACGAATTGTTAACTCGGCTACTGCAGCCTTCCCGGATGCGCAGGTTGATTTAGACGCTCCCAGCGAAGCGATAGTCTCGGCGACGACGAATATCCATGAGGCGATGAGCGAGCTCGTCGGAAATGCACTCGTCCACAACAGTAACGAGACACCCGTGGTCTCACTCTCAGTCGCAAAGAAGGGCGAGGTTGTTGAAATACGCGTCACCGACAACGGCGACGGCATCCCAGAGATGGATTGTGCTGTGTTAGAAACTGGCGACGCAATTGATGATCTCTATCATGGGAGTGGTCTCGGTCTATGGGTTGTCTATTGGATTATCAACCGATCTGAGGGTTCTGTCGTTGTCGAAAATGGAGAAACCGACGGAACGACAGTCAAAGTGAGTCTCCCAACTGGGCGAACAAGGTAA